The Tripterygium wilfordii isolate XIE 37 chromosome 5, ASM1340144v1, whole genome shotgun sequence genome window below encodes:
- the LOC119998855 gene encoding pistil-specific extensin-like protein, with protein MAARVLMLIVAAAWLTSTNLAIAGGEPEFFHVGGKVLCQDCNQGYNEWIHGSKPIKGSKVSITCMDKRHRVIHYGSDETDEQGEYDITISKYKNGKEVKPELCTVRLVSSPDPVCNIFTNFGSGKSGVKLQRPSSVFRDLVKYTLGPFYCTLPMCEKPDTSENQEGEGSN; from the exons atggcaGCGAGAGTGTTAATGCTAATAGTAGCAGCAGCCTGGTTGACAAGCACCAATTTGGCTATTGCTGGTGGGGAACCGGAGTTCTTCCATGTAGGAGGCAAAGTATTGTGCCAGGACTGCAACCAGGGCTACAATGAATGGATCCATGGTTCCAAACCCATTAAAG GTTCTAAGGTGTCCATCACATGTATGGACAAAAGACACCGAGTAATACATTATGGAAGTGATGAGACAGACGAACAAGGCGAATATGACATTACCATAAGCAAGTACAAGAACGGCAAGGAAGTCAAGCCAGAGTTGTGTACAGTGAGGCTGGTGTCATCCCCAGATCCAGTTTGCAACATTTTCACCAACTTTGGTAGTGGAAAATCAGGGGTTAAGCTCCAGCGGCCAAGCTCGGTGTTCCGCGATTTGGTTAAATATACACTTGGTCCTTTTTATTGCACTCTTCCAATGTGTGAGAAACCTGACACTAGTGAAAACCAGGAGGGAGAAGGAAGCAACTAG
- the LOC119998854 gene encoding vacuolar protein-sorting-associated protein 37 homolog 1-like: MFKFWGSQEQQAQPRPQEVSSQSWYPPSLGTSPNSSRPSTPGSSSSSSYALQRPTESPSPVSPAEAAGIIAHLKDKSIDELRKLLSDKDAYHHFLLSLDQVKIQNNIRDELRKETLQLARENLEKEPQITELQNQCRIIRTSELATAQEKLNELERQKEEILRAYSPASLLQRLQEGMNQTEVESETLHQQLLDRETDLGSFVQKFKRLRTTYHKRAIVHLAAKTSSTG; encoded by the exons ATGTTCAAGTTCTG GGGTTCTCAGGAGCAACAAGCTCAACCACGCCCACAAGAAGTCTCTTCACAGTCTTGGTACCCTCCATCATTAGGTACCTCTCCAAATTCTTCCCGCCCTTCGACACCAGGTAGCAGCTCTTCTAGCAGTTATGCTTTGCAAAGGCCTACTGAATCTCCATCACCTGTTTCACCCGCCGAAGCTGCAGGAATTATTGCTCATCTGAAGGACAAAAG TATTGATGAACTACGGAAGCTTTTGTCCGACAAAGATGCATACCATCATTTTTTGCTGTCACTCGACCAggtcaaaattcaaaataat ATAAGAGATGAACTTCGCAAGGAAACTCTGCAACTTGCCA GGGAAAACTTGGAGAAGGAACCGCAGATTACAGAGCTTCAGAACCAA TGTAGGATAATCCGGACATCTGAGTTGGCTACTGCTCAGGAAAAACTGAATGAGCTAGAAAGACAGAAAGAAGAGATTTTGAGGGCCTACTCCCCTGCATCCCTTCTACAAAGGCTTCAAG aGGGAATGAACCAGACAGAAGTAGAGTCTGAGACCCTGCACCAGCAACTCCTTGATAGAGAGACCGATCTTGGAAGTTTTGTGCAGAAGTTCAAGAGGCTGCGGACCACTTATCACAAGCGAGCAATCGTCCATCTTGCAGCTAAAACCTCTTCGACCGGGTGA
- the LOC119998628 gene encoding polyubiquitin 12-like — MEDIPTIALNIQAGQLTGKVGVAKNAPILHLKELIELVLGVKASRQILNFNGQVLDDNQTVEFYNLIGGATVIFAMTPLAGDPKFTIKLKSGSKNYTVKVKETRLVEDLKAKIGRHWAVPATDISLTYHGQEMEDGFALSAYMICEDSVVGFKLNIEAR, encoded by the coding sequence ATGGAGGACATACCCACCATTGCCTTGAACATTCAAGCAGGACAGTTGACTGGAAAGGTAGGTGTGGCCAAAAATGCACCAATTCTCCATCTAAAGGAATTGATTGAATTGGTATTGGGTGTCAAAGCTAGCAGGCAGATTCTCAACTTCAATGGCCAAGTCTTGGACGACAATCAAACCGTTGAATTCTACAATCTGATTGGAGGTGCCACAGTGATTTTTGCCATGACACCACTTGCTGGAGATCCCAAGTTCACTATAAAGCTGAAATCAGGCTCCAAGAATTACACTGTGAAGGTGAAGGAGACTCGCTTGGTGGAGGATTTAAAGGCCAAGATTGGGAGGCACTGGGCTGTTCCTGCCACTGATATTAGTTTGACTTACCATGGTCAAGAAATGGAAGATGGTTTTGCTCTGTCTGCATATATGATTTGTGAGGATTCTGTTGTGGGATTCAAATTGAACATTGAAGCTCGTTGA
- the LOC119998629 gene encoding uncharacterized protein LOC119998629, producing MADILAITLNIQAGQLTRKVTHVSKNATILHLKGLIELVMHVKASRQTLSFNGQVLDDNQTVEFYNLTAEATVMLAMTPLAGDPNFLIMLESGSRYHLVSVKETWLVEDLKAKIGRLWAVPATDVTLMTRNGEEMEDGFPLSAYLVSEDSTVGFKLNFGSVSQSLSAIKIS from the coding sequence ATGGCCGACATACTCGCCATTACCTTGAACATTCAGGCAGGACAGTTGACCAGAAAGGTGACTCATGTGTCGAAGAATGCAACAATTCTCCATCTGAAGGGACTGATTGAATTGGTTATGCATGTCAAAGCTAGCAGGCAGACTCTCAGCTTCAATGGCCAAGTCTTGGACGACAATCAAACTGTCGAATTCTACAATCTGACTGCAGAAGCCACAGTGATGCTTGCCATGACACCACTTGCCGGAGATCCCAATTTCCTTATCATGCTAGAGTCTGGCTCCAGGTATCACCTTGTGAGTGTGAAGGAGACTTGGTTGGTTGAGGATTTGAAGGCCAAGATTGGAAGGCTCTGGGCTGTTCCTGCCACTGACGTTACTCTCATGACTCGCAATGGTGAAGAAATGGAAGATGGTTTTCCACTGTCTGCATATCTGGTTTCTGAGGATTCTACTGTGGGATTCAAATTGAACTTTGGCTCCGTTTCGCAGAGCTTATCTGCTATCaaaataagctag
- the LOC119998709 gene encoding uncharacterized protein LOC119998709, which yields MKREVAYVLEVQSQLVGSLGENRSCITQSPPETRATCCTEAESVCPKRFRVTDVNGFIVYTRLKKSRINGCSKLRENPVNGRIKSLEEEPELDSTSSSIEEEGLATDNVLEKNEALDKQVQANHLVDSGIEAGIVAEAVNRKEPNGSAVEEEEVGLGNADCKENVALLRQYSRATLKMKVTMEAADGRASSVVEQISQSEQSTADKEGVAEAPLNFMESSKPPKRSTRSALKLMEEQVEVTVHGMEVIDNRSNCRAISAVGSISRSEQSPSDKEGLGEAPLNFTESRKPRRFTRSTLKAKEEPVEVTVQGVEAIDHETTSRIDVEMIAEGSALAASKKNLELKMSKKISVDKKPMTVKELFETGLLEGVPVIYMGGKKAFGLRGTVKDVGILCSCSLCKGFRVIPPSQFEIHACNQYRRAAQYVCFENGKSLLDVLKACRAAPLHELEATIQSAISSSAEDRSFICIKCKGSFPPSCVGKLGPLCISCSDSKESGDGPSCAIVDIRTRLPEPEPYLIPKLPKSDSTFDSPQCSKLKITRKSSKTDLLAVTYKSAFVHKSSRLRSQWKTTSKSIKTDLITKASKSASVPISSKRKSQRKSAPKSSKPAAISKSFKNASAYVSLQNKCQWKLTTKRDQRLHKLVFEEGGLPDGTEVAYYGRGQKMLEGYKKGFGIFCCCCNCEVSPSQFEVHAGWASRKKPYSYIYLSNGVSLHELAISLSKGRKYSAKDNDDVCVICADGGNLLLCDGCPRAFHKDCASLSSVPRGDWYCRYCENMFQREKFVEHNANAIAAGRVSGIDPIEQLTKRCIRIVKSIEQELSGCAICRLHDFSKSGFGPRTVILCDQCEKEHHVGCLKTQKIANLKELPKGKWFCCVDCSKIHSTLQKLLICGAERLPDSFLNVLKKKHEEKELGTITDIDVRWRLLSSKISSSETRSLLSQAVGIFHECFDPIVDSATGRDLIPYMVYGRNLKGQEYGGMYCAILTVNSTVVSAGILRVFGLEVAELPLVATSKDNHGKGYFQLLFSCIEKLLGVLNVKTLVLPAAAEAESIWTDRFGFQKIKPDQLSRYRRSCCQMVTFQGTSMLQKSIPACSVVNKSTGGFIESCCAVE from the exons ATGAAGCGAGAGGTAGCTTATGTGTTGGAGGTTCAGTCTCAGCTCGTTGGTTCACTCGGCGAGAATCGTTCGTGCATAACTCAGTCTCCGCCTGAAACTCGGGCGACTTGTTGTACAGAAGCCGAGAGTGTTTGCCCTAAGAGATTTAGAGTCACTGACGTGAATGGTTTCATTGTTTATACTCGGCTTAAGAAGTCTCGAATCAATGGATGCTCTAAATTGAGGGAGAATCCGGTAAATGGGAGAATTAAAAGCTTAGAAGAAGAACCAGAACTTGATTCAACGAGCTCTTCCATTGAGGAGGAAGGTCTAGCTACTGATAATGTACTTGAGAAAAATGAAGCATTGGACAAACAAGTTCAAGCGAATCATCTGGTAGATAGTGGAATTGAAGCAGGTATAGTAGCTGAAGCTGTAAATAGGAAGGAACCAAATGGTAGTGCggtggaggaagaagaggtgGGGTTAGGGAATGCAGATTGTAAAGAAAATGTGGCACTACTGAGGCAGTACTCACGAGCTACATTGAAGATGAAGGTAACCATGGAAGCTGCTGATGGTAGGGCAAGTTCTGTAGTAGAGCAGATCAGCCAGTCAGAGCAATCTACTGCCGACAAAGAAGGTGTGGCTGAGGCCCCATTAAATTTTATGGAGAGTAGCAAACCACCAAAACGATCCACGCGGTCAGCTTTGAAGCTGATGGAAGAGCAAGTAGAAGTAACTGTCCATGGCATGGAAGTAATTGACAATAGAAGTAACTGTAGGGCGATTTCTGCAGTAGGGTCGATCAGCAGGTCAGAGCAATCTCCTTCCGACAAAGAAGGCTTGGGTGAGGCACCATTAAACTTTACTGAGAGTAGAAAACCAAGACGATTCACGCGTTCAACCTTGAAGGCGAAGGAAGAACCAGTAGAAGTAACCGTCCAAGGCGTGGAAGCAATTGACCATGAAACAACTTCCAGAATAGATGTTGAGATGATTGCTGAAGGAAGTGCTTTGGCAGCTTCAAAGAAGAATTTGGAGTTGAAGATGTCGAAAAAGATTTCGGTAGACAAGAAGCCTATGACGGTCAAGGAACTCTTTGAGACTGGTTTGCTTGAGGGGGTGCCGGTGATTTACATGGGTGGGAAgaag GCATTTGGTCTCCGGGGAACTGTTAAAGATGTTGGAATTTTATGTTCATGTTCTTTGTGCAAGGGTTTCAGA GTTATTCCACCTTCCCAATTTGAGATTCATGCATGTAATCAGTACAGACGTGCTGCCCAGTATGTTTGTTTTGAGAATGGAAAGAGCCTACTCGATGTTCTGAAAGCATGCAGAGCTGCTCCTCTGCATGAGTTGGAAGCAACAATTCAAAGTGCTATTAGTTCTTCTGCTGAAGATAGATCTTTCATTTGCATTAAGTGCAAAG GCTCCTTTCCTCCAAGTTGTGTTGGCAAACTTGGACCACTGTGCATTTCTTGCTCAGATTCAAAGGAATCAGGAGATGGCCCAAGTTGTGCAATTGTTGATATAAGAACTAG ATTGCCAGAGCCAGAACCATATTTGATTCCAAAGCTTCCCAAAAGTGATTCCACATTTGACTCACCACAGTGTAGTAAATTGAAGATAACCAGGAA GTCATCAAAAACTGATTTACTTGCAGTGACCTATAAAAGCGCTTTTGTGCATAAATCTTCACGATTAAGGAGCCAATGGAAGACAACTTCAAA GTCAATAAAAACAGATTTAATCACAAAGGCTTCCAAAAGTGCTTCAGTGCCCATCTCTTCCAAAAGAAAAAGTCAACGAAAGTCTGCACCAAA gtcATCAAAACCAGCTGCGATCTCAAAATCATTCAAGAATGCATCAGCATATGTCTCTCTGCAAAATAAATGTCAATGGAAGCTAACAACAAA AAGAGATCAGCGCTTGCATAAGTTGGTTTTTGAGGAAGGTGGATTGCCTGATGGAACGGAAGTGGCCTATTATGGTCGTGGGCAG AAAATGCTTGAGGGTTACAAAAAGGGATTTGGAATATTTTGTTGTTGCTGCAACTGTGAG GTCAGTCCCTCACAATTTGAAGTTCATGCAGGCTGGGCTTCTCGCAAGAAACC CTATTCATACATATACTTGTCTAATGGGGTGTCACTCCATGAACTGGCGATATCTCTCTCTAAAGGTCGCAAATATTCGGCAAAGGATAATGATGACGTATGTGTCATCTGTGCTGATGGTGGAAATTTATTGCTCTGTGATGGGTGTCCAAGGGCTTTTCACAAAG ACTGTGCTTCTTTATCAAGTGTTCCTCGTGGTGATTGGTATTGCAGATATTGCGAGAATATGTTCCAAAGGGAAAAGTTTGTTGAGCATAATGCCAATGCTATTGCAGCTGGTAGGGTTTCAGGAATTGATCCTATTGAACAGTTGACCAAGAGATGCATCCGTATAGTTAAAAGCATTGAACAAGAGCTTAGTGGCTGTGCTATATGCAG ACTTCATGATTTTAGCAAGTCAGGTTTTGGTCCTCGAACTGTAATACTTTGTGATCAG TGTGAGAAGGAACATCATGTTGGTTGTTTGAAGACCCAAAAAATTGCTAATTTAAAG GAATTGCCGAAAGGGAAGTGGTTTTGTTGCGTGGATTGCAGTAAGATCCATTCTACCTTGCAGAAGTTGCTAATTTGTGGAGCTGAGAGACTCCCTGATAGTTTTTTGAATGTTTTAAAGAAGAAgcatgaagaaaaagaacttggaACCATTACAGATATTGATGTTAGATGGAGGCTTCTGAGCAGTAAAATTTCTTCTTCGGAAACTAGGTCGTTGCTGTCTCAAGCAGTTGGTATTTTCCAT GAGTGCTTTGATCCTATTGTTGATTCAGCGACAGGAAGAGATCTTATCCCGTATATGGTTTATGG AAGGAACTTAAAGGGTCAAGAATATGGGGGAATGTACTGTGCAATATTAACAGTCAa CTCCACTGTCGTCTCTGCTGGAATTCTTAGAGTTTTTGGACTGGAAGTTGCAGAACTGCCATTGGTTGCGACAAGTAAAGATAACCATGGCAAG GGATACTTCCAATTACTATTCTCCTGCATAGAGAAGCTGCTTGGGGTTTTGAATGTGAAAACCCTTGTGCTCCCAGCTGCTGCAGAAGCAGAATCTATATGGACCGATAGATTTGGTTTCCAGAAGATAAAACCAGACCAG CTTAGCAGATACAGAAGAAGCTGCTGCCAGATGGTAACCTTCCAAGGAACATCTATGTTGCAGAAATCTATTCCTGCTTGTAGTGTTGTGAATAAAAGTACAGGTGGGTTCATAGAATCTTGTTGTGCAGTTGAATAA